ACAGAACAGCTACATATGAGCCATTTCCGATCTTTCTAGAATGGCCCTTCATTTACTCAAGGACAGAACAAAACAGCGTAGACATTTTAGCAGAGTTCAAAGAGAGAATATCTCCACTTTGGTCTAATCCCCTTGGATCAACCAGAAATCTTGGCCTAAACAGCTTTTCACCAGTCTCTCTAGGAAACTAAAACCAATTGAGTAACTTTTAGCCATTAAAACAACCCCTGCGTTTATCAGGTTCATATAATGATGAGCTGGCAATAAATGCCTCAAGATTTAGGCTAAATAGCATAAATGATGAAGAAAAGATGTATCAGGGAGGGTCATTAAATATAGGAAAAATACTATCAGATTAGTATCACAAACACAAACATAAAAACAGACATCGACTTACTGGTATGCTTAGCAACACTCCATCCACATTGACCAAGACAGGTAAAGCTCTTCTTGCGGCAACAGGAATGGACTTCAATAAGACGAGAGCTCTTTCAGCTGATTTTTTTGTACAAGCAGAACACAAGTTTATATCGTTGATTACTTGTGACTCCACTGAAAGGGAACGTTCTTCATGAACAGTTCTTCTATCCTCTCTTTTTGATAACGTTGCTAGGTACAACCAATCAGCATCAATCATGTAACGGACCCTGACCATTTGATCATGGCCAAGGACACAAGAATTGCAAAAGTTACATATTTCTTCTCCAAAATCTAGGAGTTGATTACaattattcatgaaatatgAAGTGTAAGTCTTTTGCTTGCACAGATACCACTTCACTATAAATCTGTTCATGAAGTACCCAACTTTTTCAGGATGGAGTACTTTGCTTGGAGCAGAAGCTGTGTATTCTACTTTGTGTTCCACCTTGTTGTTGAGCGCAATATTAGTTTTGGACTTGAAATTATTGCTTTCCTCTCTTTGAAGAGAAATAATGCTCTTGTAAGTAGATTCACTAAGAATGCCTTCCCTTTTGGCTTCAGCTAAAACGGAATCGGAAGATGTTAGGTTAAAAAATTGCACTCCTAGCATACTTTGAGGGCACTGATCTGAGTATGACCTCCCATTTGCTACAATTTGCTCTACCTCTTTTGAGATACTGCTGTTATATCCTTCAGACGAGTATGGATTTAGCAACTCTAGCGTCATTTCAGCTTCAGTAGAGCAGCAAATCAATACTTTAGTGCCTTTGGAGCCAGGAGCAGGACAAAGGTAACAACTGGATGCAGTAACAGCAGTCTGCAGGTGCCATTATTGATATACATTAGACAATGTATTATTGAAAATCATCAGTCTTGTATCAAAAGAAAGGAATTTCTTGCCCACAAAAGTTTATACAATTTGTGCACAGTTAGAGTTAAATTGGATTATATTCACCTTGCATGGGGAAGTCCGAATGTAGTCCAATAACAATTTTGATGCACTGCCTCTGACAGGCCTTTGCTTTTGTGAAACAAACTACACCGAAAACAAGAGGCATAAATAGGTATCTATCATTAGATACAAGTCAAGAAAAGTTTTCTACAACATAgccaaaaaaattgattattggcataatacataaatagattcACTTAACTTTTTTTGGAAACTGGTAACATTAAATAGACAGTTAGACTTGGCCTTAGCTGACAAGTAAGCCTCAAACTTAGAGAGTGCACATCGAGATACCTCAACTTGGTCTCAACTGACAATTAAACACTTCAACTCGTTCCCAGTGTGTCTCATGGACACCCGATGCTGACATGGCACACAAATTTTGGAGGTGTCTAGATGATCATTTTGAAAGTTGGAGTGTTCAACTGACACAATGAAGACGAGTTGAGGTATCAAGATGTTCATTCCCTAAGTTGGAGAGTTTACTTTCCAGGTGAGGCCATGTTTGAGCgtctgtttatgtattatgtctacATTGAAAGCTAAAAGTGGCAATACCTGCAGTAACAAAGCAATAAACTTGGAGAGGACTATGTCCTTTAATTCTGAAGGACAGAGGATTCCTAAATCAATCACCGCATACCCTTCCTGCTTtccagaagaaaaaaaaattaaagggatAGACTGAGAATGATAGAGAGAGATTAGTAACATCACGCTAAGACAAGGTACAGATATACAGTGTTTTTCTTCTCCAGATGAGAATCATTATTAAGGAAATATTACACAGATAAGTTCTAGTTAAAATACCTCTACCAACAGTACCAGTAGTCATTGAAGGATTCCGTTCCAAGTTTTTCTTCCAAATGATTAGTTCATCTatatccattaattttttttcagttATACTTCACTGAATGTCACCTATTTAATGATTGGATTTTAATCATTCACATTGTGACAATAAGAAAGTGCAAATACTCAAACAATGGGAATGCAAGGAACATGCCTAGAAGGCTAGAACTACGATGCCTAAACTGCTCTAGGACATGCATTCAGATATCTCGTTCGGGAGGGAGTAGAAACATTTCCAAATTGGTAACTATGACTAACCCATAGGtctgaaaaaagaaaacaaaacatcGAAACAAGCTTCATTTTGGCATGGGAATACAAAAAAGGTTAAATTAGTATGTTATGGATTCTGTTCTAGACAGGTATCCCCCATTCCAAATAGAGACGAGCTTCATTTTGGCGTGgaatacaaaaaataaggtTGAATTAAGATGTTACTGATTCTGTTCTAGACAGGTACTGGGCTGTCAAGTATATGCAAGGAAAAGGGTGCTAAACTACAAATTGACGACCAATACACCCCCCAAGAGAAGGCATGATTGAAAGCAAATGCAGATAGGTGTCATTTCTCAAACATGTAGAACACCTGTTCTGAAGGCTATCGAGTATCAATAATGAAACAATGGATTATTGGTTAGAATGCATTCCCAACTAAACTGTAGAACTCACAGGCATGATAGTCACAGCTTGATGCATCAGGTTGGAACAAATTTTGTCAACATGCAACCTTGTTCTCCGACAAGCAGCGATAAGTGCTTGCAACTCGGATCTAAAGATAGCTGCAGGAAAAGATATATATGATCAAGATACGGTAAATACAGGTTCTGTTAATAAGGTTCCTCCAAAACAGTAGATGCATAATTAAGTCAAATGCTCACGTGATGCCAAGTCAGTCAATATCATCCGAATTCTATTACGAGCAAATAATGCACTTCTGTTCGTGGGATCTTCGACCCATTCTTGATTGGCAGCTAGACATATCTGCAATACAAGGTAATGCCATTTTAGAAGCTTCAAATGAACTAGGAAAGGAATAACCATCTGAATCTTTTTAGCAAAATCTGCAGACGTAGTTTAATCATTTTAAGATCCTGATGAAATATTACCCTGAACACTCTAATTACAGATAGAAGAAGTCATTCAGGTTAAAGGCTACGAAAATCCTCCAAACAGACAAACTGTAAAAAACAAACCTTGTACATATCTTTTTTAGGTAACTCCAGGAGAGGTCTCACCAATAAAAGTCCATTGCTACTCACTTCAGCACTTAAATCTGGACATGTAAAAAACAGCTCTGAAACAGATGCCATTCCAGCGAGTCCAAGCACGCCACTACTGCGAGATAACCTAAGAATGAATAGTTCTGCCTGTAGAGTAATCCGATTAGCAATTGCTAAAACTATCAACAATGTTGTCAAAAGCAATAATGTTCAACTTACATTTGCATGAGCGCAACATCAATTGTATTCAAATACCATTAGCTCTTTTTAATGTATTGACAAAACTAAACAGATTGCCATCTATAAGTGCTAAGTTTTTAGagacaaaatacaaaaatccagAGAGTAAATGCTATTAATACCTGGTCATCTGCATGGTGTGCAGTCATCAACACACCAATCTGATGCCGGATGCAAGCACTTTGGAGAATTTCATACCTGAACAAGACGAGGGACAACTTATTTACTCACAATAATGACGACATATTAACATCAGGATGAATGTATAACATAGTCAGTCAAAAAACCAGCATAACCAGATATGACAAGGCTCTGAAATAGCATTTCACTGAAGATGATTTGAAACTCTGGTAATGACCTCTTCTGGCGAGCAGCTTCTTGCAAGTGACCCTGCTTTGGCTTGCCTTCTGACCATTCACAGCAAACAATCTCACATTTGATTCCTATACAAGGCCTACATTATATCTCTATTAAAAAGGTATTAAGCAATGTTGCTACATTCATGATAAAGAAGAAGTTAAAAGGAACATATATACCCATGCTTGTGACTCGACGATGAACAAGGTGAGCTTCATCTTTACTCTCAGCACGAAGTCCATGATCAACTACCACTGCTAAAAGCCCGTCAACAAACTCATTCTTTTGAGCAGCATTACCAAGGTTATTGGTTTTCCATGCAGCAGTTAAGACACAGAGGGCCATGCTATCAGGGCCACCAGAAACGCCCAGAACTACAAAAAAGGTCAAGAAGAATCATGGTCACCACAAAACCACACttggaatttgaaattttaatctaATAGTCGTTAAAGAGAGAATAGCCAAACATGAAAATTTACTTggatttgatattttataacTGCAAAACCTACcaatcaaagagaaaaataaatcatgagCTGTAATTTTCTTCCTTGGGCAATTCTTTGTAAGCTATATTACATaacaagaaaattgaaaatccATAAAACAAAAACTCATGCTTTTCAGATTTTTAAGTCAGGCAAATCAATAACAAAATGGACGAAAAGGCACTATAAAGCTGCTACCTTTTATCCACTTTCGGATAAAGAGATCCCTCTTTAAGGGGACTCCATTAACAAATATCAAACCTAAAGCCTCTGGCTAAAGATGGATGGGTACCTATCATCCCATGGAACACATGAAACATTTTCTCATGATATTGAGATTTTTAAGTAAAGCAAACCAATATACAAATGGACGGTAAAGGGTACTATACAAAGTTGCAATCTTTTATCCACTTGGGCTAAAAAGCTCCCTGTTAAACACAGCTCCATTCCCCAAACTCAAATCAGAAACTTCTGATTAGGAATGGGGTAGTACTAATCATCCCATGAAACATGTAAAATAGCTTCTCATGATATTAAGATTTTTAACTCATGCAAACCACTTTTCAAACCAATGAAAAAAGGTACACTGAGACCTCCACATCATCATCTATAACAACATTTCATTATAACACCAAGTCTTTTTctaaacaaatattttcaacaacAGCATTCCCGGTGTAATCCCTCCCACAAGTGGAGTCTGAGAAGGGTGGTCCGTACAGAGACTTAGTAATGAAGTTAAAAGGACTGTTTCCAATAGACCCTCAACTCCTGTAACACATATCTAAACCaattttttcatcttatacAATATCTCCAACATGGACCTGGTAAAATTGAATCCTCCATGAAGATGCAAGTATCAGCATTTCACtataacaaaaagaataaaCGACTATACTATAAAACTGCAATCTTTTTCTCACTTTCAGCTCTTCTTTCTTTGTATCcacaaagtaaaataaaaataaaaatacaatggAGGGGTAAAACTTACCAATACGATGATGGGGTTTGAGACCCACCATAGCCATACGCTTTGCAAATGCCTCTGAGTGTACTGACATGTCAATTGTGCCATTTTCTTGGAAGTGACTGCAACAACTGCACAGAAACCGAGGTGGAGAAGGAGGAGGTGAAAGAGAGAAACGGAGAGATGATGAAGAAGGGTAATAGGGTAATTTAGTTAATCTTGAAGTTTCAGAAATGGAGTTTAGAAGAAAATGTGAAGAATTTTTGGTTTGTGTAGAAATCAAGAAGCCTCGCGCCATTGACAACAAAGCTTTAAACTTTTGAGGTTTGAGAAGTTACACTTTGATAAAACAGGTTACTCTCCGATACGACATCGTTTctgagtttttaaattttattttattttttatttctatttcttattttttttaattttttttattcatacaatttttttataaaagtttcaAGAATTTCCCcagaaaattcataaaaaagcCCAAGTTATTTTTCTGCAAGATTTTACCTTTAAATcagtaatataaagtaaacaTCTTCACAAATTATATTCCAATAGGTAAGCAAATTCAGTAACCCCTTTTTCTTGTCACCACATATATCACTGTGTTAGTGCTCTCTTCTTCTGTTTCCTTCTGGAGAACACAGTATTTTTATCTTTACTGAGCAAACTCAAGAATCTTTGTGTTGAAAAGTTAAGATCTTTGAGAAAGATGAGCTCTTTTTTGAAGTTTCTTGGTTTCTAAATTGATTATATGGTTTCGGTTTCAGTTTTCTCAATCATTTTGCTGAAGTGTTCAATTTAAAAGTGTCTTCTTGTTAAGGGGTGATGATTGATGACCCTTTGTAGTTAGTTAGCTCAGTGGacatctgttttttttttaagcaAAGTTGAGATCTTTGAGAAAGATGGGGTCTTTTCTTGGTTTCTAGTTTTCTCCTTCATTTTACTGAAATGTCAAGTTGGAAAGGGTCTTCTTGTTAAGGGATGATGACCCTTTGTAGTTAGCTCAGTGAATATCTCTTTGTTTTGAAAAAGTTAAGATCTTTGAGAAGGATGGGGTCTTTTCTTATGTCTTGTTGAAGCTTTCTTGATTTCCAGTTTTCTCCATCATTTGGCTGAAATGTCAAATTGGAAAGGGTCTTCTTGTTAAGGGATGATGACCCTTTGTAGTTAGCTCAGTGAATATctcttttctttgaaaaagttaaGATCTTTGAGAAAGATGGGGTCTTTTCTTATGTCTTATTGAAACTTTCTTGATTTCCAGTTTTCTCCATCGTTTGGCTGAAATGTCCATTAAAAGGGGTCTTCTTGTTAAGGGATGATGACCCTTTGTAGTTAGCACAGTGAATAACTCTTTGTTTTGAAAAGCTGAGATCTTTGAGAAAGGTGGAATCTTTTCTTATGATTGTTGAAGCTCTTCTTGGTTTGTAAACTGAGATACTATGGTTTCAGTTTTCTCTATCATTTTGCTGAAATGGTCTTCTTGATAAGGAATGACTGGTTCATGTTGGGGATTGTCCCTTTTTCTGTATTAAACAATGTTATTTCATGTAAATGTGTTGATTAAATCCAGAAATTATTACAATAGCTGCAAAGCtgaaggtatcatcaatttcagatACTTACTGACAATGGGGGCTTCAGAAGCTGCCCTACAGCTTTTATCCGGTGAGCTTTCATGTCAAGTCCGAACAAGTTCAATCTTGGCGAAGTCAAACTCTTTACTTTGTTATGAACGTTGTTTTAAAGCTAGAAATTACGGGGACTGGAGGTATAAGCAGATAAACAGTATAAAAAAGCTGCAAGATTGCTCGAGTTTACATGCTTTTCATGGCTTACATAGTGTTTTCTGCGGAGAAAAGCTTCTTAGTCAGTCAAACTTATTGATCTGCAATTGTCAACAACCTGAAAGAGTCAGTGAGACAATCATTAAAGGTGGAAATGGGAAGTCGATGCACACTGTGTCTCCAAAGATTCCAAATCTTGCTCCAGATGAACAGAACATGAAGCAGGAAAATGGAGCTAGGCCTTTCAGTGAAGGTTTTAAGACTGCTGCTTCAGTTAATAGTAGGCCTAGAACCAATACGGAGTCTATTGAGGATGAAGCGTGGCATTTTTTGCGAGCTGCCATGGTTTATTACTGTGGCAGTCCAGTTGGAACTATAGCTGCTAATGATCCAAGTGAAGCAACTATGCTAAACTATGATCAAGTTTTTATACGCGATTTTATACCTTCTGGGATAGCATTCCTTCTTAAAGGAGAATACGATATCGTGAGGAACTTTATACTTCACACGCTTCAGTTGCAGGTAAAATGACTCAAACTATCTTAAACAATTACTTTGTTCTGTGTTCAGCTTGATTGCTTTCATATTGAAATTCATGTCTGTTGTAATGCACATAACTTTGGGATTTCACTGGGTAAAGTTTGCACATAACTTTGGGATTTCACTGGGTAAAGTTtgtgtacactctaccctccccgGATCCCACCTCTGTGATTTCGTTGTGGGTATGTACAAGTTAGCTTTCTTAGCTCTTACCTAGTTACATGTGAGAGATGGCTCCATTTGAAATAGAAGTAATTCTCCAGTACAATGTGTAAGAAAAATGCTACTTGATGCATGGTTTCTTCCCGTCTATCATAGACTTGGTGGACTACCTGGTAGCTGTAGGTGGTGGGAGGGAAAGGTATCCCTTGCAATTAGTCGAGAAAACTGATCCGGACATTATGgttttcaatataataaataaaatattacacaTGAACTCATTCATGAGATTCACTTTTCTCAACTCTGTGAAATTGAAAAAGTTTTTACTTCCATTAGCTTTTTGCCTGTTAAGCATCTTCTTCTATTCCAAACAGAGTTGGGAGAAAACAATGGATTGCTATAGTCCAGGTCAAGGACTTATGCCCGCCAGCTTCAAAGTGCGTACAATTCCACTTGATAATGACGAATCTGCAACAGAAGATGTACTGGATCCAGACTTCGGTGAGGCAGCAATTGGTCGAGTTGCTCCTGTTGATTCAGGTGATTTTTGGTAACTCTTGATGCATGTCTTTTGAATAGCAAATTTAATGTATATCTGATGATTTGTGACTCCATGAATTGATTCCAGGATTATGGTGGATTATATTGTTGCGAGCATATGGGAAATGCTCTGGAGATCTTTCTCTTCAGGAGAGGGTTGATGTCCAAACTGGAATGAAGATGATACTCAGGCTATGTCTTGCAGATGGCTTTGATATGTTTCCGACTTTGTTGGTGACTGATGGTTCTTGCATGATAGATCGTCGCATGGGAATCCATGGCCACCCTCTGGAAATTCAGGTCTTTTCTTTTTCCTGTCTGCAACAAGCTTGTCAAATGAAAAGGTGAAATTATTCATGTTAAGATACTCACTTTTGGTTCTAAGCTAATCATATTAACAACAACTACATACTCAATGAAATCCTACAActggggtctggggagggtagagtACTCGAACCTTATCCCTACCTTATGGAGGTAGAGAGACTGTTTCCGAAGGATCCTCAGCTCAAGTGCTGCAAATGAAAGTAGTTATGAAAAGGAAAAACGACAGTGAAGAAACCATAGAACTAATAAGGGGAGCATTCAGGAAACTCTTATTTTTTTCGTATCATGATATTTCATGCTTTGCAGGCGTTATATTATTCAGCCTTACTTGGTGCACGGGAGATGCTTGCTCCAGAGGAGGCATCAACAGACCTTGTTAGAGCACTTAACAATCGATTGCTAGCATTGTCATTTCATATTAGGGAATACTACTGGATCGATGTGAAAAAATTGAACGAGATCTATAGATACAAAACGGAGGAGTATTCATATGATGCAATCAATAAGTTCAATATATATCCAGATCAAATTCCTCCCTGGCTGGTGGAATGGATGCCTAGTGAAGGGGGTTATCTTATCGGAAACCTGCAGCCAGCTCACATGGATTTTCGGTTCTTTTCACTTGGGAACGTTTGGTCCATTGTAAGCAGTCTTGCTAACATAGATCAGTCACATGCCATTTTAGATCTTATTGAAGCCAAATGGGAGGATTTAGTAGCTGATATGCCACTGAAGATATGTTATCCTGCTCTTGAGGGCCAGGAATGGCGCATTATTACTGGTGGTGATCCGAAAAACACGTATtgtcttcatcttctttttcttttcttcttgtaATGTGTAGATTGTTTTCTATCTTTACCTTGCTGATGTTTCTGAATACCTGGTGCAGGCCTTGGTCTTACCATAATGGAGGATCCTGGCCAACGTTGCTCTGGCAGGTACGTGTCATTCACAGAAATGTTCTAACATAGAGTAGAATCGAACATGTAAAGAGATACATTGACAGCAGAAAAGATGAGTTGATTATTGTAAACATGAACTGTTTTCAGCTGACTGTGGCATGCATAAAAATGAAGAGGCCTGAAATAGCTGAAAAAGCAATTAAGATTGCGGAAAGACGCTTATCCAGAGATAGGTGGCCTGAGTACTACGATACAAGGCGAGGAGGGTTCATTGGGAAACAAGCACGTCTGTTTCAGACATGGACTATTGCAGGATATCTAGTGGCAAAGCTGCTTATTGCCAATCCAGAGGCTGCAAAGATGGTAATCAATGTGGAGGATACAGAACTTCTAAGTGCTTTTTCAAGCATTCTGAGTTCAAACCCAAGGCGAAAACGATCACGAAAAGGAGTTAAACAGTCCTTCATCAtatgaaagttttatttttgttacttaaGCCTTAAGTGTGTACTATTGACCTGAGATGAACTCAAATGGAATGATAATTGTCAGTGGAGATTCATATAGTCGACCCCCAAAGTGCTCGAGATTGAAGCATACTGTGTTGTTACCTAAAGCTTTTGTATAGTTACTATATATCTGCGCGATATACATACTAGTGTTGAAAATTCTGTAGCAGTATGCCATGTATAGCATTTCCAGGGGATTCAACAACTTACATATAACCAAAAGAACTAGTTTTTACCCTATTTGCACAATATAACTTTTTCAGCAAGAGGGATTCACTAGCTCTGCTCCTGCTTCTTACCACATAAGAAAATAGCAAgagcaaaaagaaga
The DNA window shown above is from Solanum lycopersicum chromosome 11, SLM_r2.1 and carries:
- the LOC101251950 gene encoding alkaline/neutral invertase E, chloroplastic yields the protein MLFHVNVLIKSRNYYNSCKAEGIINFRYLLTMGASEAALQLLSGELSCQVRTSSILAKSNSLLCYERCFKARNYGDWRYKQINSIKKLQDCSSLHAFHGLHSVFCGEKLLSQSNLLICNCQQPERVSETIIKGGNGKSMHTVSPKIPNLAPDEQNMKQENGARPFSEGFKTAASVNSRPRTNTESIEDEAWHFLRAAMVYYCGSPVGTIAANDPSEATMLNYDQVFIRDFIPSGIAFLLKGEYDIVRNFILHTLQLQSWEKTMDCYSPGQGLMPASFKVRTIPLDNDESATEDVLDPDFGEAAIGRVAPVDSGLWWIILLRAYGKCSGDLSLQERVDVQTGMKMILRLCLADGFDMFPTLLVTDGSCMIDRRMGIHGHPLEIQALYYSALLGAREMLAPEEASTDLVRALNNRLLALSFHIREYYWIDVKKLNEIYRYKTEEYSYDAINKFNIYPDQIPPWLVEWMPSEGGYLIGNLQPAHMDFRFFSLGNVWSIVSSLANIDQSHAILDLIEAKWEDLVADMPLKICYPALEGQEWRIITGGDPKNTPWSYHNGGSWPTLLWQLTVACIKMKRPEIAEKAIKIAERRLSRDRWPEYYDTRRGGFIGKQARLFQTWTIAGYLVAKLLIANPEAAKMVINVEDTELLSAFSSILSSNPRRKRSRKGVKQSFII
- the LOC101267381 gene encoding uncharacterized protein, coding for MARGFLISTQTKNSSHFLLNSISETSRLTKLPYYPSSSSLRFSLSPPPSPPRFLCSCCSHFQENGTIDMSVHSEAFAKRMAMVGLKPHHRIVLGVSGGPDSMALCVLTAAWKTNNLGNAAQKNEFVDGLLAVVVDHGLRAESKDEAHLVHRRVTSMGIKCEIVCCEWSEGKPKQGHLQEAARQKRYEILQSACIRHQIGVLMTAHHADDQAELFILRLSRSSGVLGLAGMASVSELFFTCPDLSAEVSSNGLLLVRPLLELPKKDMYKICLAANQEWVEDPTNRSALFARNRIRMILTDLASPIFRSELQALIAACRRTRLHVDKICSNLMHQAVTIMPEGYAVIDLGILCPSELKDIVLSKFIALLLQFVSQKQRPVRGSASKLLLDYIRTSPCKTAVTASSCYLCPAPGSKGTKVLICCSTEAEMTLELLNPYSSEGYNSSISKEVEQIVANGRSYSDQCPQSMLGVQFFNLTSSDSVLAEAKREGILSESTYKSIISLQREESNNFKSKTNIALNNKVEHKVEYTASAPSKVLHPEKVGYFMNRFIVKWYLCKQKTYTSYFMNNCNQLLDFGEEICNFCNSCVLGHDQMVRVRYMIDADWLYLATLSKREDRRTVHEERSLSVESQVINDINLCSACTKKSAERALVLLKSIPVAARRALPVLVNVDGVLLSIPSVGFEHCPCLVASAIFKPKIPLGGGYNSFL